One window of Pyrus communis chromosome 12, drPyrComm1.1, whole genome shotgun sequence genomic DNA carries:
- the LOC137711474 gene encoding haloacid dehalogenase-like hydrolase domain-containing protein Sgpp, producing the protein MTASSGENSVDSKSSLSGVAPLEAVLFDIDGTLCDSDPIHYYAFREMLPEIGFNGGVPITEEYYIENFAGKHNDDVARILFPDDFERGLKFTEDKEAMFRRLAVDKLKPVNGLYKVKKWIEDRGLKRAAVTNAPRVNAELMISMLGLSDFFQGLVIGNECEHAKPHPEPYLKGLEILKASKEHTFVFEDSVSGIKAAVAAGMPVVGLTTGNPEHILVEAKPTFLIKDYEDPKLWAALEELDKKSGTGSGTSRA; encoded by the exons ATGACAGCTTCTTCCGGTGAAAACTCTGTGGACAG CAAAAGTTCACTCTCTGGAGTTGCTCCACTTGAAGCAGTATTATTTGATATTGATGGAACGCTGTGTGATTCAGATCCAATTCATTACTATGCCTTCCGTGAAATGCTACCAGAG ATAGGTTTCAACGGAGGTGTTCCGATTACTGAGGAGTACTATATTGAGAATTTCGCTGGGAAGCATAATGATGATGTTGCCAGGATACTCTTTCCTGATGACTTCGAAAGAGGCTTAAAGTTCACAGAAGACAAGGAAGCCATGTTTCGCAG ATTGGCCGTAGATAAATTGAAGCCTGTGAATGGTCTCTATAAAGTGAAGAAATGGATTGAAGATCGTGGGTTGAAACGGGCTGCTGTTACTAATGCTCCAAGAGTAAATGCAGAGCTGATGATTTCAATGCTTGGCCTCTCAGATTTTTTTCAAGGTCTTGTCATTGGGAATGAGTGTGAGCACGCTAAGCCACACCCCGAGCCCTACTTGAAGGGTCTTGAAATACTCAAAGCATCAAAAGAACACACTTTTGTGTTCGAG GATTCTGTCTCGGGGATTAAAGCAGCAGTTGCAGCCGGTATGCCAGTCGTTGGATTAACCACGGGAAATCCAGAACACATATTAGTGGAAGCAAAACCCACCTTTCTCATAAAGGACTATGAGGACCCAAAGTTGTGGGCGGCATTGGAAGAACTTGATAAGAAGAGCGGTACTGGTAGCGGTACAAGTAGAGCATGA